In Physeter macrocephalus isolate SW-GA chromosome 2, ASM283717v5, whole genome shotgun sequence, a single window of DNA contains:
- the LOC102986363 gene encoding zinc finger protein 709-like has protein sequence MDSLAIEDVVVNFTLEEWALLDPSQKKLYRDVMQEIFWNLASVGKTWEDHDIGDQYKNQGGNLRSPMVERLSERKDSSSCGEHFSLIPSLNLKKKTTGLKPCECSACGKVFMDHSSLTRHMKCHIEHEPGKFQKYGDKLYKCKHCGKAFNHFTSFLMHKRSHTGEKLYECKICSKALSTLSCLRKHERTHTGEKPYKCKACGKAFTWLITFQKHMITHSGDGPYKCKECEKVFINPSSLKIHERSHTGEKPYQCKQCGKAFSYYCSLQVHGRTHTGEKPYECKQCGKAFSCHESIQTHERIHTGEKPYQCKHCEKAYRYHSSLRTHERSHTGEKPYQCKQCGKAFRCKQTFRAHERSHRGEKPYECKQCGKGFSYFSSFRMHKWHHTGEKPYVCKTCSKALSSATSLRNHERTHTGEKPYECKECGKAFTWHKTFQYHMITHTRDGPYKCEECEKVFLNPSSLKIHEKSHTGEKPYQCKQCGKSFSSQKGFQMHERIHTGEKPYECKICGKTYTWYKTLQYHMITHTRDGPYKCKECEKEFINPSSLKIHEWSHTGEKPYQCKQCGLSFSSQKGLQNHERNHTGEKHHECKEYGKALFVTSSSQRHERTHTREKPYVCKTCSKAFSTHSSLRNHERTHTGENPYECKICGKTFSSTYVQVHERTHTGEKPYQCQECGKAYISLSSIRRHMRLHTGEKPYKCEECGKGFFYHSNLRRHEKVH, from the exons GACTCATTGGCTATTGAGGATGTGGTTGTGAACTTCACCCTGGAGGAGTGGGCTTTGCTGGATCCTTCACAAAAGAAACTCTACAGAGATGTGATGCAGGAAATCTTCTGGAACCTGGCCTCAGTAG GAAAGACATGGGAAGATCATGACATTGGAGATCAGTACAAAAACCAGGGGGGAAACCTAAG aagtccTATGGTAGAGAGACTCTCTGAACGTAAAGACAGTAGTTCCTGTGGAGAACACTTCAGCCTTATTCCATCTCTCAATCTGAAGAAGAAAACTACTGGACTAAAACCATGTGAATGCAGTGCATGTGGAAAAGTCTTCATGGATCATTCATCCCTTACTAGACACATGAAATGTCACATTGAACATGAACCAGGAAAGTTTCAAAAATATGGTGACAAGCTATATAAATGTAAGCACTGTGGTAAAGCCTTTAATCATTTCACTTCCTTCCTAATGCACAAAAGAagtcacactggagagaaactgtatgaatgtaaaatatgttcTAAAGCATTGAGTACTCTCAGTTGTCTTCGAAAACATGAAAGAACtcatactggagaaaaaccctataAGTGTAAGgcatgtgggaaagccttcacaTGGCTCATAACCTTTCAAAAACACATGATAACACACAGTGGAGATGGaccttataaatgtaaagaatgtgAGAAGGTATTCATTAATCCCAGTTCTcttaaaatacatgaaaggagtcacactggagagaaaccctatcaATGTAAACAATGTGGCAAAGCCTTCAGTTATTACTGTTCCTTACAAGTACATGGaagaactcacactggagagaaaccctatgaatgtaaacaGTGTGGAAAAGCCTTTAGTTGTCATGAAAGCattcaaacacatgaaagaattcacacaggagagaaaccctatcaATGTAAACACTGTGAGAAAGCCTACAGATACCACAGTTCTCTTCGAACCCATGAAAGGagtcacactggagagaaaccttaccaGTGTAAACAGTGTGGAAAAGCCTTTCGATGTAAACAAACCTTTCGAGCACATGAAAGGAGTCACagaggagagaaaccctatgaatgtaagcaGTGTGGTAAAGGCTTCAGCTATTTCAGTTCCTTCCGAATGCACAAATGGcatcacactggagagaaaccgtATGTGTGTAAAACATGTTCTAAAGCATTGAGTAGTGCCACATCTCTTCGAAATCATGAAAGAACCCACACTGGTGAAAAGCCCTATgagtgtaaggaatgtgggaaagccttcaccTGGCACAAAACCTTCCAATATCACATGATAACACATACTAGAGATGGACCTTATAAATGTGAAGAGTGTGAGAAAGTATTCCTTAATCCTAGTTCtctaaaaatacatgaaaagagtcacactggggagaaaccctatCAATGTAAACAATGTGGTAAAAGTTTTAGTTCTCAAAAAGGTTTCCAAATGCATGAAAGAATCcatactggagaaaaaccctatgagTGTAAAATATGTGGGAAAACCTATACATGGTACAAAACCTTACAATATCACATGATAACACACACTAGAGATGGaccttataaatgtaaagaatgtgAGAAAGAGTTCATTAATCCCAGTTCTCTTAAAATCCATGAATGGagtcacactggagagaaaccctatcaATGTAAACAATGTGGTTTAAGTTTTAGTTCTCAAAAAGGTTTacaaaatcatgaaagaaatcaCACTGGAGAAAAACACCATGAATGTAAGGAATATGGGAAAGCATTGTTTGTTACCAGTTCTTCTCAAAGACATGAAAGGACTCACACTAGAGAGAAACCGTATGTGTGTAAAACGTGTTCTAAAGCATTTAGTACTCACAGTTCTCTTCGAAATCATGAAAGAACCCACACTGGAGAAAACCCCtatgaatgtaaaatatgtgGGAAAACGTTCAGTTCCACCTATGTTCAAGTGCATGAaagaactcacactggagagaaaccctatcaatgtcaggaatgtgggaaagcctacATTTCTCTGTCAAGCATTCGACGGCACATGAGACtgcacactggagagaaaccatataaatgtGAAGAATGTGGGAAAGGCTTTTTTTATCACAGTAATTTACGAAGGCATGAAAAGGTTCACTAG